The following DNA comes from Cellulophaga sp. HaHa_2_95.
TTATCCGCTGCAAGCGGAAATAATAGTGACATTGAAGGATTAGACGGCGTAAATCTCTTACCATATTTAAAAGGAGAAAACGCAGAAAGTCCACACGAGTTTCTCTACTGGAAAAAAGAAAACAGAGGAGCCATTAGAAATCAGGATTGGAAACTACTACGCTTTCCAGACAGACCTGCAGAATTGTACAACTTAAAAGAAGACGAATCAGAAATCAATGATTTGGCAGGCCAATATCCTGAAAAAGTAAAAGAACTTTACAAACAGTTATTTTCTTGGGAACTAACCCTAGAAAGACCTCTTTGGCAATTACGGAGAGAATTTGAAGGAAAAGCTGCCGACCGGATGGATGCTTATAGAAAAACGAATACAAAACAATAATACCATATACTATGTCATCAATAAAAGAATACAAGCTTTTTATAAACGGGGAATGGAGAACCTCAACATCAGGAGAAACTATAGATATCATTAGCCCTTCCAATGGAGAGATTGTAGCACGTGTGCAAAACGGTACTGCCGAAGAAGCTATAGAAACACTTCAATTTGCAGATAAAGCTCAAAAAGAATGGAAAAAATTACCTGCTAGAACCAGAGCAGATTTGTTATATAAGCTAGCCGATGAAATTGATGCAAATACAGAATATTTAGCAGAATTGTTAACTAAAGAACAAGGAAAGCTTTTGAAAGTAGCTCGGTTTGAAGTAGCTGTTACAGCTTCATTTATCAGATATGCTTGCGAAGGTGCACGTAGAATTGAAGGAGATATTATTCCTTCTGATAATCCGAACGAACAAATATGGATTCAAAAAGTTCCTCGTGGAGTCGTAGTTGCTATTACGGCTTGGAATTTCCCACTGGCATTAGCAGGTCGTAAATTGGGACCCGCTTTAGTTGCCGGAAATGCGATTGTAATTAAACCAACTTCTGAAACGCCTTTGGCAACTTTAGAGTTAGGAAATTTAGCAAATAAGGTAGGTATCCCTGCAGGAGTTATCAATATTCTTACAGGACCAGGTAGAGCCATGGGGAATGCCTTAGTAGAAAGTCCTATTTGCAAAATGGTCACCATGACTGGCTCTACACCGGTTGGCCAACAAATAGCACGTAATGCTGCTCAAAACTTAACACATGTTCAATTAGAGTTAGGAGGTAAAGCACCTTTTATCGTTTTTGAAGATGCCGATATTGATGCTGCTGTAGATGCCGCTTTACATTCTCGTTTTGATAATTGCGGACAAGTATGCACCTGTAATGAAAGAATGTATTTACATGAAGGCATCTATGATGTGTTTATGGAAAAATTCATAGCCAAAACAAAAGCTATAAAAGTTGGCGATCCTATGTTGGAAGATACAGATATGGGACCTAAAGTAAATGCTGCAGAATTAAAGCATATGGAGCACCTAGTAGCGGTAAGTATTCAAGAAGGTGCAACAGTTGCCACAGGAGGAAAAAGACCGGAAGGTGCCGAGTTTGAAAAAGGGTTTTGGTTTGAACCTACCGTTTTAACGAATGTGACTCAAGAAATGACTATTGTTCACGAAGAATCATTTGGGCCTATTCTACCGGTTTTAAAATTCAAAACTTTTGACGAAGTCATTGGGTATGCCAACGACTGTGAATATGGTTTGGCGGCAATGGTTTTTACCAATGATATGAATACCATCATGAAGTGTAATGATGAATTAGAATATGGTGAAATCTATGTAAACCGTGGCCATGGAGAGCAGCATCAAGGGTTCCATAATGGATATAAATTATCGGGTTCTGGTGGTGAAGATGGCAAGTATGGTTTTGAACAATACATGGAAAAGAAAACTTTTTACATTAGACATAAAGCTTAGCTAGTAATCACTTGTATTTATAGACCTAAAAAATGAGCACAGCAATAAAGAGTATCATTTCAAAACTATTTAAAGTACCCCTACCGGAAGTATTGAATGACGCAAAACATGGTGACCATACCCATTTCGAATTAATTACCACCACCATTACTTTGGAAGATGGTAGTGAAGGAACCGGCTATACGTATACCGGAGGAAAAGGTGGTCATGCCATTAAAGCAATGATAGATCATGATTTCGCCGGGGTTCTTCTAGGTAAAGATGGTACAGATATAGACGGTATCTATGATTTTATGGAGTGGCATATTCACTACGTTGGTCGTGGAGGGATAGCGTCTTTTGCCATATCTACTATTGATATTGCGCTTTGGGATATTAAATGTAAAAAAGCAGTACTTCCGCTATGGAAAATGGCTGGTGGTGCAGATAATACGTGTAAAGCATATTGTGGAGGAATAGATTTACAATTCCCGATACCTAAGCTTTTAAATAATATGAAAACCTATTTAGCAAATGGCTTTAACGCTGTTAAAATAAAAATAGGAAGAGAAAATTTAGAGGAAGATCTAGAACGCATAAAAGCGGTACGAGAATTTATTGGTCCAGAAGTAACATTCATGGTAGATGCCAATTATTCTATGTCTATTGAAAAAGCAATTAGGGCCATTGAAGGTTTTAAAAAATACAATATCACTTGGTTTGAAGAACCTATTATACCAGATGATTATAAAGGGTTTGCAGAAATAGCAGAGAAAACGGGATTCCCATTAGCTATGGGGGAAAACCTGCATACTATTCATGAATTTGAATATGCTTTTGATCAAGCAAAATTATCCTTTATTCAGCCAGATGCTTCTAATTGTGGCGGAGTTACGGGTTGGCTTAAAGCCGCACGTTTAGCAGATAATCACGGCATACCGGCATGCTCTCATGGTATGCAAGAACTACATGTAAGTTTAGTTTCTGCACAACCAAATGCGGGATGGTTGGAAGTTCATAGTTTCCCTATTGATGCATATACCACCAGACCACTCGTAGTAGAAAATTACCGTGCAGTAGCCTCTAACGAGCCTGGAACAGGGGTGGTTTTTAATTGGGAAAAACTAGCACCATATCAACAATAAAACAATCGTATGAACGTGATAAAAAGTGATTTCGGAGTTATAGAAGATAAGAAAGTAGCATTATTTACTTTAAAAAATGCTAAAGGTATGGTAGTGAAAATTACCAATTACGGAGCTACTATCACCTCCATACAACTACCCGATGCTCAAGGGGCACTGAAAGAAATTGTTTGTGGTTTTGATTCCTTAGAAGGCTATTTCTCTGATGCATATAAAAATAACTCCCCTTATTTTGGAGCTACGGTGGGCCGATATTGCTCTCAAATAAAAGATGCGAAGTTTAGTCTAAATGGTAAAACCTACGATTTAGCAGATAATTGTGGACTTAACAATTTACATGGTGGCGTTGTTGGTTTTGATAAAAGAATTTGGAGTGTTACCACCAAGGATGCGGATGCAGCTTCTATTACTATGTCTCTACAAAGTAAAGCTATGGAAGAAGGCTTTCCTGGGAACGTAAAATTAAGTGTTTCCTTTACGTTGACCGATCATAATGAGCTAAAAATTCAATACTTAGCCACCCCAGATGAAGATACTCCGTTATCGCTCACTAATCATACCTATTTTAATTTATCTGGCTTTTCTGAGAGTGTAGAAAGTCATACTGCACAAGTGCATACCAACAAGCGCTTAGCATTAGATGAAACTGGCGCCGCTACTGGAAAAATAATCAATATAGAAGGGCAACCTGATGATTTACGAGAAGAAAAACGTATTGGAGCTATTCACGAAGCCCTAAATGATGGCTTTGAACATTTTTATGTTTTTGATGAAGAGGAAGTCCCAAAGAAAGTAGCTTCAATTGCTGATAGTCAGAAACTAGTACGTTTAGATGTTTATTCTACAGAGCCCTGTATGCTTTTGTATACGGGAAAATATACTTCAGATGATTTGAAAAGAGAAAACGGAATTCAATATGGAAAATATAGAGGATTCTGTTGCGAAACACATCGATATCCTAATGGGCCTAATATTGAAGGTTCTCCTAATTCGATTACTAAAGCTGGTGAAAATTTCACGAGCACGACAGTGTTCAAATTTTCATTTTAACGATAATTAATTAACTCAAAAAATAACCAATTATGACAGAAGGAGTTTTACTGGCAATTTTTGCCGGACTAATGCTTGGGCTTTATGCCTTACCTGAAAAGTTTACCAAGGGCTTTAAATATGAAAACACTTGGAGTTTATTCTTTTTACTCACCATGTTTGTGGTACCCATCATTGCGTCGGTTACTTTAATTGATGGGTTTGCTTCCATATTTGGCAATATGCCTACAGATATTTGGATAAAAATGGGTCTTACTAGTTTTCTATGGGGCGTTGGGGTTATGATGTGGAGTAAAGCCATTAATCATATTGGTCTTTCTTTAGGTTTTTCCCTTTTTATCGGTACCATAATATTAGTAGGTTCCGTCTTACCATTTATTGAAGATGGCTTACCTCCTACCAACAAACTAACAACCATTCTACTAGGACTCTTTGTTGTTTTAATAGGAATATTTGCTAATGGAAAAGCAGGCTTTATTCGTGAAAAAGTTGAAAAGGCCAATCATGAAAATAAGGAACAAAAAGGTTCTATGGCTACAGGTATTTTAATTGCAGTTATCGGAGGTCTACTCGCCACCGGATTCAGTTATGCCAATGCAGCGGGTAGACCTTATTTACATGAAGCTAGTCAGGCTGCAGGAAATGCTGAATGGATAACAGCCGTTGCGGTAATGTTTCCTATTTTTATTAGTGGTGGTCTAGTAATGACAGCCTATTTTCTTTGGCAACTGACTACAAAAAAGGCCTGGGGAGATTTTAAAACACCTGCTTTTGGTAAAAACTTTGTACTTATACTCGTCATGGCTTTCTTTCATTATGCCGCATCTGCCCTATTCGCATTTGCAGCCTATAAATTAGGTGCATCAGGAAATACCGTTGGTTACGCCATATTTAATACTTCTTGTGTGGTAACAGCTATCATAAGTGGTATAATTACTAAGGAATGGGTCAAAGCATCGCCAAAAGCGCGCAAACTCTTATATGTTGGTTTAAGCTGTATGGTAATAGGTATCGTCATTGTTGCTTACAGCAATAGTTTAGCATAATCCTACCTTAAAAAACATTATTTTAAGAAAGCCAAATCATTTTTGATTTGGCTTTCTTATTGCTTCTTATTCCGGTTTGTAAACCCGAATCCAATCGACTTTCATGACTGTTTTTTCTTCATTAGTTACCGTAGGGTCTGTTAAAAAATTTATTCCTTGAGTTTCTCTCCAGGACTGTGCTGCGGCGCTAATAATCATATGCATCGGCTTAGTAAAACCTACTCCATTAGTATAATTTTCAGGATCTATTTCTGCAATGGGAGTTTTTCGAACTAAAACACCATCTACGTAATACGATAAATTCCAAGGGTCTTCCCATAGCACCCCATACTTATGATAATCTGCTGACCAAATGGTATTATTACCATCCGCATACCAAGTTTCAGGACCTGTTGGTTGATAATCTTGAAACGGTTCTCGAATAAATACATGATGACTCAAATGCAATCGTTTTGAGAAATAATCATTGCTTTTAGCTCCAAAGGCTTCTAAATTATCTATCTCCTCTGTAGAATCATCACTGAGCATCCATACCGCAGAAGAAAGAACAGATTCGCTGAGCTTAACACCTACCTCCATATATAAAGGATAAGTCGCCTTTGCTTTAGACGTAATACAACCGGTTTTGATAATTCCGTTATCAATAGTTGCCTTAAATAGTAATTCCCCATGTTCTATTGATGATTGTGCTGCGGTATACTTTGTTATACCTGGACCTGTCCAACCATTAAAAAATCCGTCATGCCAATCTCTAGAAAACTTTTCGGACTGCTTCCCTTCTGTATCATTAAACTCGTTAGACACCTTAGCTTGTATAGTCCATTGTTTTCCTGCTCCTGCATTTGGTAAAAATGCTACATCAGTACTTTCAGGAGCACTTAGATCATCCAATCCTGTTTTTTCCTCACCTAAAGGCTCGTTAGATACACTTTGATGTTGGCTAGAGCAACTCCCCAGAAATATACTTATCATCAAAACTCTAAAAGCATTGCCCATCGTGATTATTTTATTTTTCATCGCTAAAATTTTATAATAACTGAAGATCTCAAAAAATAAATCATACCGCGAACGGCACCACTAGACAAAAACTGAACTAAAAAAAAAGAGTTTAGGCGTTTTATATAAAACTCCTAAACTCTAAACTATCTAACACTAAAACTAACTATATCTTACAACTGAAAAATCTTCTCTAATGCAATCCATTTTTCCCCTTTTTCTGCCCATGGTAATTCTTGCTGGTAGTCCCACATGAGATTTTCCCATTCTTGCACTTTTGGATTTTGAGCATCCAATGCTGCTTTTTTATCAGGATTAAAAGTTTCATTTACTTCCATAATCATAAACATTCTATTACCTGTTAAATAGATTTGCATGTCTACGATACCAGCATCTTTTATACTCTTTGTAATTTCTGGCCAAGCTTTTCCTTCCGCATGATAGGCTTTATATTCCGCTATTAATTTAGAATCATCTTTTAGATCGCAAGAATAACAATATCTCTTTATACTCATTGGTTCTATTTTTTTGATGTATTAAAAGTTACATAACCATAGATTGTCACAACAATCAAGCAAATGAGTGGTAAAATAAAAGAAAAATTAATTTCAGGAATAAAACCTAAAACCTGCACATCTGAAAAACCAGGGCCACCCCAATCTAATATACCACCTTGCAAAACAGGCATTAATGCCCCCCCTACAATAGCCATAACCAAACCCGCTGAGCCAATCTTTGCTTCATCGCCCATATCTTTTAAGGCGATACCGTAAATGGTTGGGAACATTATGGACATAAATAAGGAGATTCCTACTAAAGAATACAAGCCTATTTCTCCTGGCAATAAAATAGCTCCTGCAGAAAAAACAACTCCCCCTAGTCCAAATAACATTAGAACCTTAGACGGGTTCATGGTTTTCATTAAAGCTGTACCTATCCATCTACCCGATAAAAATATAATCATAGCTGCTACATTATACCACGTTGCTGTTAATGCTTGATCTTCCGGTAAACTTTCGTTGATATTGTCTACATATTGAAAAATATAAGTCCAACACATAATTTGGGCCCCTACATAAAATGCTTGTGCTACAACTCCAAAAACGTAATTTTTATTGGAGAATAATTTTTGAAACGACGCTGAGAGCGACATCTTATCAGCATCTACTGTTTTAGGTATTTTAGTAAATAAGATAACTCCCATAATAACCAAAACCACTAAACCTAAAATGATATAAGGAACACTAATTATGCTTAGGTCATTTTCTCTTACTACAGCTTTCGCACTAATAGATAGGGTATCGTACACCAATTCTCCTGCTTCATTTTTATCATCGGAACGCAATGCAGAAATAACAAACTGTTGCGCAACAATCATTCCTATTAAAGAGCCTATAGGATTAAAAGCCTGGGCTAAATTTAAACGTTGCGTTGCTGTTTCTTTATCTCCTAAGGATAAAATTAAGGGATTAGAAGTTGTTTCTAAAAATGCTAACCCGCAGGTAATCACCCAAAGCGATATTAAAAAATAATTAAATTCTTGAAGAGCTGCCGCTGGATAAAACAAGAAAGCGCCAATAGCATATAATGTTAAGCCTAAAATTATTCCGGCTTTATAACTGTATTTTCTGATAAATAACGCTGCTGGTAATGCCATAAAAAAGTATCCAAAATAAAATGCAAATTGTACTAAAGAAGCTTGCATATTAGATAGTTCAGGCATTACTTTTTTAAATGCAGAAACCATAGGGTTAGTTAAATCATTGGCAATACCCCATAATGCAAATAAAGAAGTGATAATAATAAAAGGAAATAATAACTCTCGTTTTACAACTGGGGTATTTTTAGACTGACTCATATGTGGGTTGATTAATTTTAAGATCAAAAATAGAAATGACAAGGGTGCTTCAAGGCGATAAGCGTCTTAAATAATAACACAAATGTCTTTTAATCTTATTCTGTGAGTAGTGATCTATCCAAATGAACGTATCCGCCATCTACGGTTATAAATTGTCCTGTAGTATGTGATGATTTCTCTGAGATGGTAAACAAACATTGATCTGCGATTTCCGCAGGCATTGTCATTCTATTTTCTAAAGGAATTTTCTTTACAATAGCATTCAATTTCTCTTCGCCGTTTTCTAAGGTTTTTATCCAAGCATCATAGGCGGGAGTCCAACTTTCTGCAATAACTATGGCATTAGACCGAATTCCAAATTTTATTAAATCTACAGCCCACTCACGAGTTAGACCAAAAACACCTCCTTTAGAAGCTGCATAGCCAGACGTTCCTCCTTGCCCCGTAAGCGCAACTTTAGAACCTATATTTAGAATATTTCCATTTGTTTTTTTCAACATTGGAAGGCAGTATTTAGTCATGGCAAAATAACTTACCATATTTAGCTTTAAAGAGTACATAAAATCATCAATAGAAGCATCTAAACCAGCACCATCATTTACACCTACATTATTAATTAGCGCATCGATTTTACCGTATTTATTTTCTATTTTTTTAACTGCTGCTTCAATCTGAACGACATCTGATAAATCTGTTTTCACAAACAACGCATCAATTCCTTTGTCTTGTAATTCTTTCTCGTAGCCAAACCCTCTATCATTACGACAAACAATAACCGGAATTGCTCCTTCTGCAGCTAAATGTTGAACAATGGTTTCTCCAATGCTACCTTTTATACCTGCAGCACCAGTGACTACAATGATCTTATCTTTTAACTTTAAATCCATCTGCTATATTTTATAAATTGTAAAACTTTATGGCATTCAAGCCCATAATTTTGGTCTGATCATCCTGTGGTAATTGCGCAATAAAATTGGTCACTATTTCTTTTACCCTTTGATAATTTCCTGCTACCAAACATACCGGCCAATCAGAGCCAAAAAGTAACTTATCCGCTCCAAAAGCATCTAACACCCATTGCATATAGGGTTGCAGTTGTTCTGGCTTCCATGTATTATAATCTGCTTCCGTAATCATCCCTGAGAGTTTACAAAACACATTAGGCTCTTTTCCGATAGCCTCCATAAGCACAGCCCAGCCTTCAAAAAAACCATCCTTGATATACGGCTTTGCAATATGATCTATCACAAAATTGATTTTCGGAAACTTTTTCACAAACTCTAAAACAGCGCCTAATTGATGCGGAAATACAAGAATATCATACGTAAAATTATATGGCTCTAATTTTGAAATTCCGTTTAAAAAATCGGGTCTCAATAAAAAATTATGATCTGCCTCTCCTTGAACTACATGGCGAAAACCTTTAACGATAGGAAACTGATGGTAATGTTTTAACACCTCTTCAATATCATCGGCTCTAAAGTCTACCCAACCTACAATTCCTTTTATAAAATCGTTCTTAGAAGCCAAATCCATTAGAAAATCGGTTTCCATGGTACTTTGGTTTGCTTCAACTGCCACACAGCCCGCTATACCGTTTTCAAAATAGGTTTTCTTAAGACTTGCTGGCATAAAATCTTTTCTGATTACGGCCATGTCTTCGTCTATCCAACTATGTTTGTTTGGTTCGTATTTCCAAAAATGTTGATGTGAATCTATAATCATATTTACAACTTACAAAGTGCTTAAACACGCTTTAACTCCTTTTTTATCTATTGCCAATAAGGCTTCTGAAATATACTTTACCAAACCAGGATACTGGCTCAAATCTGTTCCCACAATAGCACTATTAGAAAGTGCATTCTGCACTAAATCATCTATAGTTTGTTCCTCTTTAGTAACTTTCCCCCATTCTTGACTAAAGAAGTCTAGAACCTTTACATCATCATTCACTGCTATTTTATCGCCCTTAAAATCTCCTTTATAAAAGCGTATCATACAGGCTAAAGAAAAGGCTATTCTTTTTGGAAAAACACCCTTCAGTTGCGTGTACTCTATAAACGCAGGTAGCAAACGCGCTTGAAATTTAGAAGTACTATTCAGCGAAATTGCAATAAGGAAATGTTTTAATGTTGGGTTCTTAAAACGATCTATAACGGCATTTATAAATGCATCTATTTCTGCTGTAGAAAAATTATTAAGTGTAGGTTTTATTTCGGTGGAAAGTACTTGCATCACATGATTACAAACCGCCGTATCATCCATGCTCTCTTTTACTGTACGTAAGCCTGCTAAGTAACCTACAGGCACCAAAGAAGTATGTGCTCCGTTTAAAATACGGACTTTCATTTCTCTATATGCTGATAAATCTTCTACAAACTGTACGTTTAAATTTGTTTGCGCAAAAGGGAGTTCTGCCTTTACCAAAGACGGTGCTTTGATAACCCAACTATGGTACTCTTCACCAGCTACCAGTAACTCATCTTTAAAACCTATTTGTTCTTCAATAGCTTCTTTACGATCTTCGGGAAAACCAGAAACAATTCTATCTACTAAAGTGCTACAGAAATAATTGTACTTTTCTATCCAAGCCGCAAACTCTTTTTCTAAATTCCAATGTTCTGCATATTGAAGAATCGTACTTTTTAATGCCTCTCCATTGTTTTCAATGAGTTCACAAGGTAATAAAATACAGCCTTTATCTACCGCACCATTAAAAAAATTAAATCGGTGGTACAGCCATAGTGTTAATTTTGCTGGGAACTCATGCGGAGGAAAATCAGTTTGCTTATCATGCTCCGAAAATTTGATTCCTGCCTCTGTTGTATTAGAAATAATAAACCGCATTTCTGGTTGCTCTGCTAATTGCAAGTATTTATCCCATTCTGTATAAGGTTGAATAACATCACTCACAGATTCTACTAGGGTTACTTCTGAAACTAATGTACCGTTACGAACTCCATCTAGCGCTACATGGAATAATCCATCTTGAGCTCTTAGCGCCGTGTAATCACCACGTTCTGTGGGCTTAATCACCACAATACTCCCATTAAAATCCGTCGTTTTATTTAACACATCAAACATCCAATCACAAAAGGCTCTTAAAAAATTTCCGCCTCCAAATTGCAATATCCTAGCTGGATGAACAATTGGTTTATTTGCTGTAGATCTATCTAATATTTTCATTTTCACTGCCTTTTTTTCCACTATCATCGTGCGTTTACTTTTCTTTAAATTGAAAAATAATTTATAAAGAGACTCCTCTTTTCCAAGGAATAAAGTCGTTATTCCCATGTAGTACGGCTTTTGACGCAAGCTCTCCGCTTGCTACTTTTATAATATGTTCTAATATTTTTTCACCCATAGTCGCTATGGTATCTTCTCCACTAATTACAGTACCTGCGTTGATATCAATAATATCATTCATACGTTCGTACAATTTTGTATTACTAGACATTTTTAAGACAGGCGCTACGGGGTTACCCGTTGGTGTCCCTAAACCTGTAGTAAATACTACAATATTGCATCCAGACCCTACTAAACCAGTAGTAGACTCCACATCATTGCCCGGAGTACACAGTAAATTTAATCCTGGTTTGGTCACCTGTTCCGTATAATCTAAAACCGCCACAACAGGAGAAGTTCCTCCTTTTTTAGCTGCTCCGGCAGATTTCATGGCATCGGTTATCAAGCCATCTTTTATATTTCCTGGCGATGGATTATTTTCAAAACCAGAACCAACCGCTATTGCAGCAGCCGAATAGGCACGCATTAAGTTATAGAACTTTTTCGCGTCTTTTTCTGTGGCACAACGGTTAATCATTTCTTGTTCTACCCCATTCAGTTCTGGGAACTCTGCCAATACAGGACTACCGCCTAAGGCTACCAATAAATCTGAAGCATACCCTAAGGCTGGATTAGCAGATATTCCTGAAAAACCATCAGAACCACCACACTCTAATCCTAGCACCAACTTACTTAACGGCGCTGGTTTTCGTACGATCTCATTGGCTTCTATCAACCCTAAAAAAGTAACTTTTAAGGCTTCTTCTATAAAATGTCTTTCACTTAAACTTCCTTGTTGCTCTAAATAATGTACGGGCTTATCACCATCTACATTCAACGTTTTTAACGCATTATGCAACATGGATATTTGTGCATTTTGGCATCCAAGACTTAAAATTGTAGCCCCGGCAACATTCGGATTCGCAATATATCCGGCTAATAGCTTGCAAAGCGTTTCAGAGTCTTGTCTAATGCCGCCACAACCACCGTCATGCTTTAAAAATTTTATCCCATCTACATTTGGAAACACTCTGTTCTTAGCCATTTCCTCATGAGTAGCTATGATTGGAGTCTTTAAAAGTTTCTCTCTAGATGCACCAGCCTTATAATTTCGGATTAAAGCATCGGTATCTACAGCAAAATCTTTTTTAGTTTGATATCCTAGTTTCTCAGAAAGTGCTGCCTCGAGAACATCTATATTTCTATTTTCACAAAAAGTTAATGGAATTACTAACCAGTAATTGGCGGTACCTACTTTAGCATCTTTTCTATGGTACCCATTAAAGGTGCTATTCTTAAATTTAGTAACATCTGGAGCTTTCCAAACGAACTGCTCTTTAGTATCACTAAATGATGCCGATGCATGTTTAACATTATCAACGGTAATAGCGGTGCCAGAAAGAATTTCTTTGGTTGCTTTACCAATTAAAACACCGTACATAAATAGCTTATCGCCTATGCTAAAATCATGAAGGGCAAATTTATGTTTCTGCTTAATAAGTTCTTTTAAAGTGACTTCTGTTCCTGCTACGGAAGCTACTAAGCCTTTTTCTAGGTTAGTAATCGCAACAATAATATTGTCTTTTGAGTCTATTTGAACATAGCTTTTTTGCATCTATTTAACTAAAATTTACAGTGGCTTTAATTACGCCTGTTTCTGGTTTTAACCAGCTATCAAAATTTTCAATCATTTCTGTAAAGGGAACCGAATGTGTTATAAATGATGCTGTTGGAAATTGGTCTAAAACATTGATAACATGTTCAAAATCTTCGGTTGTTGCATTTCTACTACACATTAGGGTCATTTCTTTTGCATGTATTGCGGGGTGTGTATAGGTAAGTTCTCCTTTAGATAAACCTACTAAAATAAACCGACCTCCGTGAGACATGTACGACGGACACATTTCTAAGGCTCCTTTATGACCCGAAGCATCAAAAACTGCCGTACATAAATCTCCATTTGTAATTTCGGTGATTTTTGATACAGGATCATTTGCAACATTTACCACATAATCTACGCCAATTTTATCTTTAGCATATTGTAAACGTTGTTCGTTCATATCTAGCGCAATTACTTTTGCTCCGGCAATCTGTGCTAATTTCATAATCCCAATTCCTATTGGTCCGCAACCAACTACGACCACTGTTTCTCCTGGAATTATTTGAGCTCTTCGTATTGCGTGCGCTCCAATAGCCAAAGGTTCTACGATAGCCATTTGATCATCTGATAAATTATTTGCTAGCAATAAGATATTGGTAGGAACTGTAATCATCTCTTGCATTCCTCCATCACTATGCACCCCCAACACACGTATATTTGTACAGCAATTTGTTTTATCGTTACGGCACGCTATACATTTTCCACAACTGATATAAGGCATTACTACCACCTTATC
Coding sequences within:
- a CDS encoding amidohydrolase is translated as MIIDSHQHFWKYEPNKHSWIDEDMAVIRKDFMPASLKKTYFENGIAGCVAVEANQSTMETDFLMDLASKNDFIKGIVGWVDFRADDIEEVLKHYHQFPIVKGFRHVVQGEADHNFLLRPDFLNGISKLEPYNFTYDILVFPHQLGAVLEFVKKFPKINFVIDHIAKPYIKDGFFEGWAVLMEAIGKEPNVFCKLSGMITEADYNTWKPEQLQPYMQWVLDAFGADKLLFGSDWPVCLVAGNYQRVKEIVTNFIAQLPQDDQTKIMGLNAIKFYNL
- a CDS encoding UxaA family hydrolase, which produces MQKSYVQIDSKDNIIVAITNLEKGLVASVAGTEVTLKELIKQKHKFALHDFSIGDKLFMYGVLIGKATKEILSGTAITVDNVKHASASFSDTKEQFVWKAPDVTKFKNSTFNGYHRKDAKVGTANYWLVIPLTFCENRNIDVLEAALSEKLGYQTKKDFAVDTDALIRNYKAGASREKLLKTPIIATHEEMAKNRVFPNVDGIKFLKHDGGCGGIRQDSETLCKLLAGYIANPNVAGATILSLGCQNAQISMLHNALKTLNVDGDKPVHYLEQQGSLSERHFIEEALKVTFLGLIEANEIVRKPAPLSKLVLGLECGGSDGFSGISANPALGYASDLLVALGGSPVLAEFPELNGVEQEMINRCATEKDAKKFYNLMRAYSAAAIAVGSGFENNPSPGNIKDGLITDAMKSAGAAKKGGTSPVVAVLDYTEQVTKPGLNLLCTPGNDVESTTGLVGSGCNIVVFTTGLGTPTGNPVAPVLKMSSNTKLYERMNDIIDINAGTVISGEDTIATMGEKILEHIIKVASGELASKAVLHGNNDFIPWKRGVSL
- a CDS encoding SDR family oxidoreductase, with translation MDLKLKDKIIVVTGAAGIKGSIGETIVQHLAAEGAIPVIVCRNDRGFGYEKELQDKGIDALFVKTDLSDVVQIEAAVKKIENKYGKIDALINNVGVNDGAGLDASIDDFMYSLKLNMVSYFAMTKYCLPMLKKTNGNILNIGSKVALTGQGGTSGYAASKGGVFGLTREWAVDLIKFGIRSNAIVIAESWTPAYDAWIKTLENGEEKLNAIVKKIPLENRMTMPAEIADQCLFTISEKSSHTTGQFITVDGGYVHLDRSLLTE
- a CDS encoding tagaturonate reductase, which gives rise to MKILDRSTANKPIVHPARILQFGGGNFLRAFCDWMFDVLNKTTDFNGSIVVIKPTERGDYTALRAQDGLFHVALDGVRNGTLVSEVTLVESVSDVIQPYTEWDKYLQLAEQPEMRFIISNTTEAGIKFSEHDKQTDFPPHEFPAKLTLWLYHRFNFFNGAVDKGCILLPCELIENNGEALKSTILQYAEHWNLEKEFAAWIEKYNYFCSTLVDRIVSGFPEDRKEAIEEQIGFKDELLVAGEEYHSWVIKAPSLVKAELPFAQTNLNVQFVEDLSAYREMKVRILNGAHTSLVPVGYLAGLRTVKESMDDTAVCNHVMQVLSTEIKPTLNNFSTAEIDAFINAVIDRFKNPTLKHFLIAISLNSTSKFQARLLPAFIEYTQLKGVFPKRIAFSLACMIRFYKGDFKGDKIAVNDDVKVLDFFSQEWGKVTKEEQTIDDLVQNALSNSAIVGTDLSQYPGLVKYISEALLAIDKKGVKACLSTL
- the fucP gene encoding L-fucose:H+ symporter permease, which gives rise to MSQSKNTPVVKRELLFPFIIITSLFALWGIANDLTNPMVSAFKKVMPELSNMQASLVQFAFYFGYFFMALPAALFIRKYSYKAGIILGLTLYAIGAFLFYPAAALQEFNYFLISLWVITCGLAFLETTSNPLILSLGDKETATQRLNLAQAFNPIGSLIGMIVAQQFVISALRSDDKNEAGELVYDTLSISAKAVVRENDLSIISVPYIILGLVVLVIMGVILFTKIPKTVDADKMSLSASFQKLFSNKNYVFGVVAQAFYVGAQIMCWTYIFQYVDNINESLPEDQALTATWYNVAAMIIFLSGRWIGTALMKTMNPSKVLMLFGLGGVVFSAGAILLPGEIGLYSLVGISLFMSIMFPTIYGIALKDMGDEAKIGSAGLVMAIVGGALMPVLQGGILDWGGPGFSDVQVLGFIPEINFSFILPLICLIVVTIYGYVTFNTSKK